The nucleotide sequence TTTGAAGCAGCTTTTCCACGTATCGAAAGCAATTAGAGAAGTGGTGAGTTTAATCAGTTCAATTAACTTAGTAattgatttttatttgttttagcaACTGGCATTGATTTTGATCTTTCCTACTGTGCGATTGCAGACTCTGATTGCTAAGCAGTGGCATTTCGCTTACAGCACGCCTTCGAAAACCCCTGCTTTCCGAACCGCTATCGATTTCTCAGATTGCAACAGCTGCCTGGATGAGATTGAAGCTCCGAATGCTCCGAAACAGTGGAGGCAGATGCACAGGAAGTTGCCTAACGAGAAGAAGCTTGCTGGGTTGTCTGTGAACTTGTTTGCCTCGTGGGACGACGAGGAGGAGGAGCAGGGGGCTCGAAAGGGGCTGTTCATGGAGGAAGACGATGAGTGAGTCTGCAAATATGCAATGTGGGTACTGTAAATACAAACTCATACTTGTGATTTCATAGTTTTCGTCGATTAGGTAAGGATCGAAAGCGCAGAGTATGTGCATAACAGAGAAATATATTGTCGCAAGCAGTTTCTTCAAAGCCATCATTGAAGACCATAAACTTGCTTGTTCATCTCTTTTTGTACATgttttggggagagagagagagattccaCTATTCACAAGTTGTTTGTTAAGGGCTAATCTTGTGCCCTTCCACTCGGATCACGAATGTAGAATGTGTATAACATTTGTGTTTTTTATGAAATGAAATAATGTTTTCATGtaattcttctttcttattTCATAAATGTTGGTTTTATCGTGTAATTTCAACTTTCTTCGTAGTATCAGAGCATGTGAAGCCAAACGGACACATATGCTTCACGTTATTCTATTGTGTTGTCTAAGTATTAGACTCGAAAATTTGTTTTGCATATTGAAAATAAGTCCTACGTTGATAGAAGAATGAACCTTATATGAGTTTTATAATAGAATTTCAACTTTTTTCAATAGTAACTGTAACTGGAGTATGGAAAACATAAACTTATTTACgtttttcatatttattttaattttttaccgtCAGATTGAACGTAACTATTAAAGTATGAATTTGATGACGACGGTATAATCAAATTTTGGGAATTGTCACATCATCAATGGACGGATGTTATTTAGAGCAATTGGTGGGAACTGGGAATTTATTATATCGGCTGTACGGAGTGTAAGTGGACATTGCCTAAATTTTAGCTGTTCTAATTAAATCATTCTTCCAATGAAAGTAAGGCTGGTTTGGTTCGAATGTCTTCGTAACGCTTTCCGATAAATATTTTGTTTCAAAAGCAAAGCATCCGAATACGGGCAAAAGAAGAAGGGAAGCTTCAACGTGTGCAATGACGTGCTAACAGAGTCACACAGTAATACTGTATGTTAAAGTCTCGAAAGGTAGACTTGATTGAATAGGACATTAAAATAATTTAGTGCGTTGTAAGAAAATTTAAGTTGAGCAAGTGAGGTTAAATTAAACGGTGTCGCTCTGTTATTCAACTTTGTCACTTTGTTATTAAATTCTCATCTCAAATTTAAATGTAGCTTTAAAGTATGAATTTGATCAATAATGTTCTAAGCAATTTTGGGCTATAAATCAGGTGTTTGGGTTTACATGAGTGGGTACGGCGTCCATCTAAATCGACTCAATAAATGATCAGGTTGATGGCAAATAGAGTAAGGATGGTTTTGACTCAACTCTAACCGGCTAATTGGGTTTTAAGTTGGGTTGATTGTAGACAAATTCGGGTCAATCCTTATGTAGTTGCTCCATGGAGTCTATACAaacatttattttgtttatatagTTAAAGGAATAAAAGTACAATagtaagggaaattttattagAACCTATGTAACTTTTTTTCTACACCTAACTTACTCTTTACactcatattatttttaattaaagaattaatctcTCCTTAAACCTAAAATTATTACCTAAAATACCCTTCCATACCCAATTCAAAATGTTAATTTCTCTTTACACCCATgtataaaacaaaatttcaaactaAGTAGTGTTGAACTTTGATTCGTGTTGACTATAAAGTCTCTCCTAGTTTTCATGCAGATCCTTCTATTTTGAGGGGACTCCTTGAAGATTTGAGTTCAGGGCACACCAACTGACCATGATTATAGAAGGTTGTTGAGCCATTGACATAGAAGATGTGGCCCGTAACTTAGGTACATCTTCAAGGCTTTTGCTTATACTTTATatgttgtttatttaatttgaatGGGTTGAGAGTGAGATGTTGGTTCATCCAGCTCCTCCATCCTTGCGGGTTTTAGCcatcaataataaaaaacttgtttttctctataagagttattagagttttagTTGGGATGAACGTAGAATAAATAAGGAGTGATGGTAACGTTTAATTATAGtgtgtgggtttattgataagttgtagttttattattaatttcatcttgtacttgatggtaattatgcaaGATGATAAAAcagacaattaacatttaaaatttaaattaagtgtaaaaagaggttacatgggtttaaataaaattttcctaatATTAATGAGCAGGGAGgaagggagggaaaaaaaaatttaaacttcgAAATTCTTGTAGTGATAATATCCTTTACCATTATCACCTAAAAAGAAATATcgaaccaagaaaaaaaaaactaattaaaaaaaacgaaAGAAGTCCGTGATACAAATGCAAATGGAAGACCCATATATGCAGCCCATTTTACAAAGCCCAAAATTTAAAGTCGGATTGAAATCTTAGGCCCAGCAAATTTCCACCGCCATTACAAATTCTGACACCTATAAATACAACGGGAATTAGCCAAAAATCATACATAACCATCTTCGTTTCGCGCGTTTTATCTCTCTCATATTATATATCCGTACCGTTTCTTTTCTGTACTCTCTCTAATGGCCTCAGCGAAACGCGAAGCTCCTCCCAGTGAAGACCAACCCCAGGAGGCCCTGAAGAAGGCCAGGGTCGCCGGCGATAACGTTTCGTCCTGCAACTCGTCTTCAGAACCCCTAAACCGGAAGCAGCGTGTAGCGCTCAATCGCGCCGACTGTGCCCTAGgtattttgaatttgaattttcctCTGTCGTTACCCTAAACCTAAAAATTTAATTGCTGCGATTGATGAAttgaattggttttttttttcttttttttttgtggtaagATTTTGTAATCGAGGGCAATGAGCGTCGAGGATATGCACTTTGCGATCAGGGCTTTGCTTATTGCTGGTCCGGAGCTCGAGCGAATGTGGGGATTAATGGAGGGAAGTACTGTTTCGGCTGCAAGATCGTGTCTTATCAGTCGGTGGACATGGAGGATACTAAGCTTGATCAGCAGCATCTATGCCGACTCGGAATTTCGAGAGGGGATGATGCGGTTGGGAGCCTTGGGGAAACAGCCTTCGGCTTTGGGTATGGGGGCACTGGAAAATTCTCGTATCATAGCAAGTTTTCGGATTATGGTGAGAAGTTTGGTCTTGGCGATACCATAGTGTGTGCTGTCGATCTCGAGGATAAATCTCTTGCTTCCATTGGGTTCTATAAGAATGGGAAATGGTTGGGTCGAGCAACGTTTTTCGAGGTTAAGGTTTTGGGCGTTTCAGGGGTGGATACTGCTGCGGGGAAGATGGAATGGGAGTCGGGGTTTTTCCCTCACGTTTTGTTGAAAAATGTGGTGGTGGAGCTGCAGTTCAATGTTGAAGATGGACTTGTTGCTGAAGAGGGTTTTAAACCTTGGGCATGTGCACTTGACGATGGAAATGCAGTGATGGGACCTGCTTTTTCAAACCCGAGGGCTTGTGAAGTGGTTATGATGGTGGGTTTGCCTGCATCTGGAAAGACTACTTGGGCAGAGAAATGGGCGAAACAGCATCCTGAGAAGCGTTATATTGTGCTTGGAACAAATTTAATTCTCGATCAAATGAAGGTGAGTGCGATTGTTTAatgttcttgttttattttgttttcgccATTCTAGTGCACTCACTAGAGAGCTTCTAGCGGTGTTTGTTTTATCGACCAGTATTTAATTGCAGAGTGTGAAACTGTGTTCAGGTGCCAGGGCTTTTGCGCGAGAGCAATTATGGGGAACGATTTCATTTCCTGATGAATCGAGCAACGGATATTTTTAACGTCCTTTTATCCAGAGCAGCCACCACACCTCGCAATTACATAATTGATCAGACAAATGTATACAAGAGTGCTCGTAAACGTAAACTTAAGCCATTTGCTTTCTTCCGGAAGGTAAGCTACGTGTCCATGTAAATTTATATGGAAAGATTTGTATTCAGCTTACTTAACCATATGGgtaattttgtgttttaattttctATTCCAGATTGCTGTTGTGGTGTTCCCAAGCCCCGAAGTGCTGAGTGTTCGTTCCGAGAAAAGAATGGAAGAAATGGGAAAGGAGCTCCCTGCTGAAGCAGTAAATAATATGTTAGGTAATGGATCCTCCACCATCTTTGTTCTTCTAATGTTTATCATGTTATTGTATTTAAGAGGCGTGTTATATTTTTGGCAGCCAATTTTGTTTTACCTGTCAGCAAGGATATGCGTGGTTCAGATGAGTACTTCGACGAGGTAAATTACTGACAAACTGCACACTTTGATTGTACTATTTGTGTTGTGGCTAATTCTTGTTTTCTTCTGTAAGGCTATGTTTGTAGAACTCAACAGAGAAGAGTCACAGAGATATTTGGATGAGATGAAGCGGTCACTCGCAAGCATTGACTCTAATACGTATTCTGTTGGAAGCTCTGTTCCTACGTTCTCACCAAATTATGGGCGAAGTCTTGTGCTGCCAATTCCTCCGCCTGCACCTAGGATGACTGTGGTGCAGCCATATCCTATTGTTTCGCCTGCTCCAAGGGCTGTTAACCCTTCTGGAACTTATTCTGGCTACTCGGGCAGTAACAGTGGTGTTCCTAGGCGAGGTACAGATCATTACCAGAGTTATGGACGACCAGGTGCTCCCACTAACCCCTACGGTAGTAGTACCAGTGGAGCTTATCCAGTAGGCAGTGCAACAACTTCTTTCACAGGCAATGCCTACGGACATCTTGGTGGTGCTGGAGATCCCAGAAGTGCTGCTCCCTGGGCTCCAATAGCACCCACATTTCCTCCCATTCCTTCCCCACCTGCACATGGAGGTAACTTCATTGTAAATTATCGTTACGTGTATCTTTAGATGCTTTATACTATGCTCATTGTGTGATTGGCTGTGATTCAGGCTTACCATATGGAACTCCAGCTCCTGGCCCTCAGTACGGACATCTTCCTCCTGTTAACACTCCATATCATGGAGGCCATTACCCTCCTAGGCCGGGGTACTACTACTGACTGCTATAAAGATTTGACGGTCATCATCTTGACGCCTTAGGCTACCCCTCCGGACAGACTATTCACGAAACAGGAAGAACTAGAAGGTAGATTGGGTTTCATACTTTCATGAACTGCTGCTTCTTGCAAAGCATGATAGCTTATAAGATtttgagggagggagggagataGGTAGTTGTATATTTTCAACTCAAGGTTGTATATGACTCTGACTGCATTTTGGTTCTTTCATCAACAATTAACGTAAAATCGCGTTATGATACCATAATGATGCTTAAGTAAAATTAAGTCGTGCACGGCACTGCTTGCAGAAGTGCTAAAAGCACTTTGTGACAACCAAAAAGTTTTTGTGAGTGGCGTGGTTAATAAGAATCGCCAAAAGCTGATGAGGTTGTTTTGGTCTTGAAATTGAAGGGTCCCAAACCATGTGATGAGGCCCGTTTCATTTGGATTTCAACCTTTGAATTGGTCGTGTTATATTCGTTGTCTGCCACAACCAGAAGCAGCTCCAATGTCGTTTCATTTTCCTATCGAGCTAGCTAGAAGTGATCGATATTGAAAAGAACACACAAGCatccaaaagcttggtttaGAGTTTAGAATTTAGATAGGTGTGCAAATTggattgaaattttgatttcacCCTGTTATGATCCGGTAATTTTCGACTTTGGAACGCCTGAAATTCTAAAATCCAAAATTTTTAAAAGTGTTGAAAAATTGGAAGCTACTTGGAAATTCCGAAGTAAAATTTCGAAATGCATCGGGTTTCCAATCTTGAAGCACACAGAATGACTAAGAGAAAGAATTATTGCTTTGGGTTAAAGaactcaagaacaaagcaaTACTCAATGCAAGTGGTGGACTGTGTTTCGAATTCAAATATTCATCTTCTTTAAAATATCGTTTATAATGTAAAAAAAGAACCATTGAATTTTCAAGCGTGAACTACATAAGCATCTCTCATatattgtttcactcaattATATCATGTATCTCCATTAATCCCCCATACATGCATACAATATCAGAGCGGAGCATCCTTTGGTTGGAGAGGTTCTTCAGTGTGCTCAGAATGCAGATTGATACAccacatgttattatataattcgagaaatttttttttccaagtattcttttaattgtataatgacactaattccaagttttttttttttcaagcgtGATATTCCGTCAGATATCTGGACACTAAAAACTCTCTTGATTGGTTGATATTTAATGTCGTTTCGCTTCCAATCACAACGCCTGCATTATTTTCTTCCAAGTCAAGTTAGGATTTAGTGGTTGACAAGTTTCAGGTCAAATCAAACCTGGATATTGCAGAACACGAAAAAAGAAGTCTCCATTCTCTCTTCTGTCTTTTCCAATTAGCCTTTGCAGCACTATAAAAATTTTAGGTACACTTTTACTTTACCAGCAGTTGCACATGCATGCTAACCAAAGTGGATTCCCATTACCATACCACTTTAACGTCTTTTTCAGTATGTCGGAAACACGGTCAACCAAGTGTTACCATACAATTAgttgaaaattatttttcctTAAGTTTTCCAAC is from Malus sylvestris chromosome 5, drMalSylv7.2, whole genome shotgun sequence and encodes:
- the LOC126624648 gene encoding F-box protein At1g61340-like yields the protein MALGKKCRSCLISKRGAGGVTAEAEGTMELGFVKYTRALGRKRIGISNNGEEDSPADLYPMTPLKKQRSGEMVWESETAASSALEALPQEILLKIVCGVDHDDLKQLFHVSKAIREVTLIAKQWHFAYSTPSKTPAFRTAIDFSDCNSCLDEIEAPNAPKQWRQMHRKLPNEKKLAGLSVNLFASWDDEEEEQGARKGLFMEEDDE
- the LOC126620948 gene encoding uncharacterized protein LOC126620948, with protein sequence MASAKREAPPSEDQPQEALKKARVAGDNVSSCNSSSEPLNRKQRVALNRADCALDFVIEGNERRGYALCDQGFAYCWSGARANVGINGGKYCFGCKIVSYQSVDMEDTKLDQQHLCRLGISRGDDAVGSLGETAFGFGYGGTGKFSYHSKFSDYGEKFGLGDTIVCAVDLEDKSLASIGFYKNGKWLGRATFFEVKVLGVSGVDTAAGKMEWESGFFPHVLLKNVVVELQFNVEDGLVAEEGFKPWACALDDGNAVMGPAFSNPRACEVVMMVGLPASGKTTWAEKWAKQHPEKRYIVLGTNLILDQMKVPGLLRESNYGERFHFLMNRATDIFNVLLSRAATTPRNYIIDQTNVYKSARKRKLKPFAFFRKIAVVVFPSPEVLSVRSEKRMEEMGKELPAEAVNNMLANFVLPVSKDMRGSDEYFDEAMFVELNREESQRYLDEMKRSLASIDSNTYSVGSSVPTFSPNYGRSLVLPIPPPAPRMTVVQPYPIVSPAPRAVNPSGTYSGYSGSNSGVPRRGTDHYQSYGRPGAPTNPYGSSTSGAYPVGSATTSFTGNAYGHLGGAGDPRSAAPWAPIAPTFPPIPSPPAHGGLPYGTPAPGPQYGHLPPVNTPYHGGHYPPRPGYYY